Proteins encoded together in one Oncorhynchus masou masou isolate Uvic2021 chromosome 3, UVic_Omas_1.1, whole genome shotgun sequence window:
- the LOC135515110 gene encoding 5'-3' exoribonuclease 1-like isoform X5, with the protein MGVPKFYRWISERYPCLSEVVKEHQIPEFDNLYLDMNGIIHQCSHPNDEDVHFRISEEKIFADIFHYLEVLFRIIKPRKVFFMAVDGVAPRAKMNQQRGRRFRSAKEAEDKIKKALEKGEVLPSEARFDSNCITPGTDFMARLQEQLKYFVNSKLSTDNAWKGVNVYLSGHETPGEGEHKIMEFIRRENSEPGHDPNTRHCLYGLDADLMMLGLTSHEPHFSLLREEVRFGGKKNQKRITAPEETTFHLLHLSLFREYIDYEFSEVKNKISFEYDLERIIDDWILMGFLVGNDFIPHLPHLHINQDALPLLYRTYISVLPTLGGYLNENGHLNLGNFEKYLEKLSEFDREHFNEVFVDLKWFESKVGNKYLNEAAGLAAEEAHSKDDRRKDPDSLRLTTLDGGKDRVPGRGFEEDGEEEDMFEAEFRQYKRTYYMTKMGVEVVSDEFLANQALCYVEGIQWILHYYYHGVQSWSWYYPHHYAPFLSDVRNIAHLKLTFDMGKPFMPFQQLLGVLPAASKDLLPQSYRHLMTSENSSIIEYYPLDFKTDLNGKQQEWEAVVLIPFIDERCLLAAMEPYNDHMTKAEKARNRHTECAVYSYHAELDYPYTSTLPELFPSIMHCHVRVTSVPMDAWHVSLSHVGRSNNSSQLYFLGFPTLQHIRHKFYKKKHGVVVFQQSSRGENMMLEITRSKEEPVCGDVAALVLGCSLFVNWPHLEEARVTAVSDGESKFFLEEPAGVQKLYDRDSPPPTKVTYLSDKERKDWVKDVQGITEHFSKRKGIVVNETAVVLYAQLLTGRKYVPGQSGQVHLEKQWSKQIMPFAYQTIVKDIKAFDSSSTRFQTLEELFPPTTTVFMVGNPYYGAMGEVQESSDVIKEGRVWVVFTVPCEPPMEALIQNQHKYCVKYSPGYVLASRLGITSYLVSRFSGSIFVGRGSKKNPHGEQKANVGLNLKFNKKNEEVPGYTKRTEKEWLYSDAVEELMSEYLDRFSEVFNLVSRNSHDDVFYEDDIWPAEYENGAEKVKEITSWLKTHPVADIARTSCDLQILDKAIVERIEEEVVKAKVKKTSEKVRVTVKPRLLFRPLEQQHGVVPDPDAEYHLFDRVVNVRESFSVPLGLRGTVIGIKAADREAEVLYEVVFDEEFAGGLTIRCAAGRGYRLPPCALINLSHGGRVEQGFHKLTAVVKPQPASSHQHNKGQLVGLNHSPRSPFISTQQNGRQNILRADTQGNNNSAHKANQKLKPKGKDEEFSNVWQSLQSSGMPQKPPAHWQQDNPGKSAWGTGSPGQEGQVQGQQGRNQPQSQQPQPPKPGPAGSIRLLKRNEDVNSLFPAQNATKKQTEFEELIANLKISKANESAPPPPAKEPTSQTEEPLSPQSFAMKGTLALKEMLNIGAAPDSTSPASFNTQQQNKRRPTKKLAATMGDSVLPASPAAAVPPLPSPQPSSMVPSVASELTRICMGLGMAPPDFTFMRSRQGLLVYQVKLSSGLVVQGPQCQSENEAKEKAALFALQRLNSVGSGFPLPPPLFSGVGQIRGLPMGPIPNIFGQSGGLLMPPQGYGPLHWGMPLPPHQGQPFYGGTFPGARPQAPSIPIGSHNQFVPLQVTKKRVSSVKKPQEFCNAAHKARNQAPGSEFPSHSQPSLSPTRSTPPKTTQAAGTPSTPQTPRQNPSGQGQTPGSASKRKHRKLAVNFEAAKVQE; encoded by the exons ATGGGAGTGCCGAAATTCTACCGATGGATTTCTGAAAGATACCCTTGCCTGAGTGAAGTTGTCAAGGAACATCAG ATCCCAGAGTTTGACAACCTCTACCTGGATATGAATGGCATCATCCACCAGTGCTCCCACCCCAACGATGAGGACGTCCACTTCCGTATCTCGGAGGAGAAGATCTTTGCGGACATCTTCCACTACCTGGAGGTGCTGTTCAGGATCATCAAGCCCAGGAAGGTGTTCTTCATGGCCGTGGACGGAGTGGCTCCCCGGGCCAAGATGAACCAGCAGAGAGGCAGGAGATTCCG GTCGGCCAAAGAAGCAGAGGACAAGATAAAGAAAGCCCTTGAGAAAGGAGAGGTCCTACCCTCCGAGGCCCGCTTTGACTCCAACTGCATCACACCTG GGACGGACTTCATGGCCAGGCTACAGGAGCAGCTCAAGTATTTTGTCAACAGCAAACTATCCACAGATAATGCCTGGAAAGGAGTTAACGTCTACCTTTCCGGACATGAG ACTCCAGGAGAAGGAGAACACAAGATCATGGAGTTTATCCGCAGGGAAAACTCAGAGCCAGGCCACGACCCAAACACACGCCACTGTCTCTATGGCCTGGACGCTGACCTG ATGATGTTAGGTCTGACCAGCCACGAGCCACACTTCTCCCTACTCAGAGAAGAGGTCCGCTTTGGAGGGAAGAAAAACCAGAAGAG AATAACAGCTCCAGAGGAGACAACCTTCCATCTACTGCACCTGTCACTATTTAGGGAGTACATAGACTACGAGTTCTCTGAAGTTAAG AACAAGATCTCGTTTGAGTACGACCTGGAGCGAATCATCGACGACTGGATCCTAATGGGCTTCCTGGTGGGGAATGACttcatccctcaccttcctcatcttCACATCAACCAAGACGCCCTGCCTCTCCTTTACCGCACCTACATCAGTGTGCTGCCAACGCTGGGAG GGTACTTGAATGAGAATGGCCACCTGAACCTGGGCAACTTTGAGAAGTACCTGGAGAAACTGTCTGAG TTTGACAGGGAGCACTTCAATGAGGTGTTTGTGGATCTCAAGTGGTTTGAGAGTAAGGTGGGCAACAAGTACCTGAATGAGGCTGCGGGACTGGCAGCAGAGGAGGCTCACAGCAAGGACGACAGGAGGAAAGACCCG gactCTCTGCGTCTAACTACTCTGGATGGCGGGAAGGACCGAGTCCCTGGTCGAGGTTTTGAGGAGGATGGTGAAGAAGAGGACATGTTTGAGGCAGAGTTCAGACAGTACAAACGCACCTACTACATGACCAAGATGGGAGTGGAGGTGGTCTCAGA TGAGTTTCTAGCAAATCAGGCGTTGTGCTATGTGGAGGGAATCCAGTGGATCCTGCATTACTATTACCATGGAGTCCAGTCCTGGAGCTG GTATTACCCACACCACTATGCCCCATTCCTGTCAGATGTGAGGAACATAGCCCATCTGAAGTTGACCTTTGACATGGGAAAGCCTTTCATGCCCTTCCAGCAACTACTGGGAGTCCTGCCCGCTGCCAGCAAAGACCTGCTTCCCCAGAGCTACAGG CACCTGATGACATCAGAGAATTCTAGCATCATTGAGTATTACCCTCTGGACTTCAAGACGGACCTCAACGGGAAACAGCAGGAGTGGGAGGCTGTGGTGCTCATCCCCTTCATTGACGAG agatgtttgctCGCTGCGATGGAGCCTTATAACGATCACATGACCAAGGCTGAGAAAGCCCGTAACCGCCACACCGAGTGTGCTGTGTACAGCTACCACGCTGAGCTAGACTACCCTTACACCTCCACCCTGCCTGAACTGTTCCCCAGCATCATGCACTGCCATGTCAG GGTGACATCGGTTCCCATGGACGCGTGGCACGTGTCGTTGAGCCACGTGGGgcgcagcaacaacagcagccaGCTCTACTTCCTCGGCTTCCCCACCCTGCAGCACATCAGACACAAG TTCTATAAGAAGAAGCACGGAGTGGTGGTGTTCCAGCAGAGCAGccgaggagagaacatgatgctGGAGATCACACGTAGCAAAGAGGAACCC gtgtgtgGTGATGTGGCGGCCCTGGTCCTGGGTTGCTCCCTGTTTGTCAACTGGCCCCACCTTGAGGAGGCCAGGGTGACAGCGGTGTCTGACGGGGAGAGCAA GTTCTTCCTGGAGGAGCCGGCGGGAGTGCAGAAGCTGTATGACCGGGACTCACCCCCCCCCACCAAGGTCACCTACCTCAGTGACAAGGAGCGGAAGGACTGGGTGAAGGATGTCCAGGGCATCACTGAGCA TTTCAGTAAGCGTAAGGGCATCGTGGTGAATGAGACGGCGGTGGTGTTGTATGCCCAGCTGCTGACAGGCAGGAAGTATGTACCTGGGCAGAGCGGACAGGTGCACCTGGAGAAACAGTGGTCCAAGCAGATAATGCCCTTCGCCTACCAGACCATTGTCAAG gatATCAAGGCCTTTGACTCGTCGTCGACTCGCTTCCAGACCCTGGAGGAGCTGTTTCCCCCGACGACCACAGTGTTCATGGTGGGGAACCCCTACTACGGAGCCATGGGAGAG GTGCAGGAGTCTAGTGACGTCATCAAAGAGGGACGAGTGTGGGTAGTGTTCACGGTGCCCTGTGAACCACCGATGGAAGCCTTAATACAGAACCAGCAT AAATACTGTGTGAAGTACAGTCCCGGCTACGTTCTGGCATCTCGCCTCGGCATCACCAGCTACCTCGTCTCCAGATTCTCCGGCAGCATCTTCGTCGGCAGAGGATCCAAGAAGAA TCCCCATGGGGAGCAGAAGGCTAATGTGGGTCTGAACCTGAAGTTCAATAAGAAGAATGAGGAGGTGCCAGGTTACACCAAGAGAACTGAGAAGGAGTGGCTCTACTCTGACGCTGTGGAGGAGCTGATGTCTGAGTACctggatag GTTCTCCGAGGTGTTTAACCTGGTGTCCAGGAACAGTCACGATGATGTCTTCTACGAGGACGACATCTGGCCTGCGGAGTACGAGAACGG CGCGGAGAAGGTGAAGGAGATCACTTCCTGGTTGAAGACTCACCCAGTCGCCGACATCGCCCGCACGTCATGTGACCTGCAGATCCTGGACAAGGCCATCGTGGAGCGGATcgaggaggaggtggtgaaggCTAAG gTGAAGAAGACCAGCGAGAAAGTACGTGTTACTGTGAAGCCACGTTTGCTCTTCAGG cccttaGAGCAGCAGCACGGTGTGGTCCCTGACCCGGATGCAGAGTACCACCTGTTTGACCGAGTGGTCAACGTCAGAGAGAGCTTCTCTGTCCCCCTCGGCCTCAGGGGAACCGTCATCGGTATCAAGGCAG CTGATCGGGAGGCCGAGGTGTTGTATGAGGTTGTTTTCGATGAAGAGTTTGCTGGGGGACTTACGATCAG GTGTGCGGCGGGCCGTGGCTACAGGCTGCCTCCCTGTGCCTTAATCAACCTGAGCCACGGGGGCCGTGTAGAGCAGGGCTTCCATAAACTGACCGCCGTCGTCAAGCCCCAGCCCGCCTCCTCCCACCAGCACAACAAAGGACAGCTGGTCGGGCTGAACCACTCACCGCGATCACCCTTCATATCCACACAG CAGAACGGCAGACAGAACATTCTCAGGGCAGACACTCAGGGCAACAACAACTCTGCACACAAAGCCAACCAGAAACTGAAACCTAAG GGTAAAGATGAGGAGTTCAGTAACGTGTGGCAGTCTCTGCAGAGCTCTGGAATGCCCCAGAAACCACCAGCTCACTGGCAACAAGACAAT CCGGGTAAGTCTGCCTGGGGTACAGGGTCTCCCGGACAAGAAGGGCAGGTCCAAGGGCAACAAGGCAGGAACCAACCCCAGAGTCAACAACCGCAACCTCCCAAACCT GGTCCTGCAGGAAGTATCAGACTTCTCAAGAGAAACGAAGATGTAAATTCTCTGTTTCCCGCTCAGAACGCTACAaagaag CAGACAGAGTTCGAGGAGTTGATCGCCAACCTGAAGATCTCCAAGGCCAACGAGTCAGCTCCACCCCCTCCAGCCAAAGAGCCCACGAGCCAAACAGAGGAGCCGCTTTCTCCGCAGTCGTTTGCTATG AAGGGAACTCTGGCCCTGAAGGAGATGCTGAACATTGGCGCCGCCCCGGACTCCACTAGTCCCGCCTCCTTCAACACACAACAGCAGAACAAGAGACGACCCACCAAGAAACTGG CGGCGACGATGGGCGACTCTGTGTTACCCGCgtccccagcagcagcagtcccTCCCCTGCCGtccccccagccctcctccaTGGTTCCCAGTGTGGCCTCAGAGCTGACCAGGATCTGTATGGGCCTGGGTATGGCCCCGCCTGACTTCACCTTCATGCGCAGCAGACAG GGTCTGCTGGTGTATCAGGTGAAGCTCTCCAGTGGTCTGGTGGTCCAAGGTCCCCAGTGTCAGTCTGAAAACGAAGCCAAAGAGAAAGCAGCTCTTTTCGCCCTGCAGCGCCTT AATTCAGTGGGTTCTGGGTTCCCCCTGCCACCGCCTCTGTTCTCTGGGGTCGGACAGATAAGGGGACTGCCCATGGGACCCATCCCTAACATATTCGGTCAATCGG gtggtCTGTTGATGCCTCCTCAGGGGTATGGTCCCCTACACTGGGGCATGCCCCTCCCGCCTCACCAGGGCCAGCCCTTCTATGGGGGCACCTTCCCTGGCGCCCGGCCCCAGGCACCCTCCATCCCCATCGGCTCACACAACCAGTTTGTCCCCCTGCAG GTCACTAAGAAGCGCGTGTCCTCGGTCAAGAAGCCCCAGGAGTTCTGCAACGCGGCTCACAAGGCGAGGAACCAAGCCCCGGGCAGCGAATTCCCATCTCACTCCCAACCCTCCCTATCCCCGACCCGTTCCACACCCCCAAAGACCACCCAGGCAGCGGGGACCCCATCCACGCCCCAAACGCCACGCCAGAACCCCTCGGGCCAAGGCCAAACCCCCGGCTCCGCCTCCAAGAGGAAACATAGGAAACTGGCGGTGAATTTCGAGGCAGCCAAAGTCCAAGAATaa